The following proteins are encoded in a genomic region of Vibrio tasmaniensis:
- the cobM gene encoding precorrin-4 C(11)-methyltransferase has translation MTVFFIGAGPGDPDLITVKGARLVEECPVIVYAGSLVPKAVIDRAHPDALVYNSADMDLDDLTNVYLTAHKKGQNVARVQTGDLSIYSSLAEQTRRLNELGIDWKVVPGVSSFQASAAALGQELTLPEKCQTIILSRASGRTPVPEKENLRALASHEATLCLFLSATLIRKVVRELSDVYPQDWPVAVVEKASHPEQRIFRGTLGTIAQIMHDENIRSTAMIIVSKVLGDNDFIDSKLYDPTFSHACRKARVVEDDQSAS, from the coding sequence ATGACGGTATTTTTTATCGGCGCAGGGCCGGGTGACCCAGATTTAATCACAGTGAAAGGCGCACGCTTAGTCGAAGAGTGCCCTGTGATTGTTTACGCAGGCAGTTTAGTGCCAAAAGCCGTCATCGATCGCGCTCACCCTGATGCACTGGTCTATAACTCCGCTGACATGGATCTTGATGATCTAACCAATGTGTACCTAACCGCACACAAAAAAGGTCAAAACGTTGCACGCGTTCAAACTGGCGATCTTTCGATTTACTCGTCGCTTGCCGAACAAACTCGTCGCTTGAACGAACTTGGTATCGATTGGAAAGTGGTTCCTGGTGTGTCTTCTTTCCAAGCGAGTGCTGCGGCTCTTGGCCAAGAACTGACTCTGCCTGAAAAATGCCAGACCATTATTCTTAGCCGAGCATCAGGTCGAACGCCTGTCCCTGAAAAAGAGAATCTACGCGCCCTTGCCTCTCACGAAGCAACACTGTGTTTATTTCTTAGCGCAACATTGATTCGTAAAGTAGTTCGTGAGCTATCTGATGTTTACCCACAAGACTGGCCTGTGGCTGTGGTAGAAAAAGCCAGCCATCCTGAGCAACGTATTTTCCGTGGTACATTAGGTACTATTGCGCAAATCATGCACGATGAGAACATACGCTCAACAGCGATGATCATCGTCAGTAAAGTGTTGGGCGATAATGACTTTATTGACTCTAAACTCTACGATCCCACCTTCTCACACGCTTGCCGTAAAGCTCGCGTGGTCGAAGATGATCAAAGCGCTAGCTAG
- the cobJ gene encoding precorrin-3B C(17)-methyltransferase, giving the protein MAKLTLVGLGPGAIDLVTPAAQQAVKNADVVAGYKPYVESIRTLIDTQEVIQSGMTREWDRAQAAVEEAAKGREVVLVCSGDSGMYAMAPLVLELLEQNAELNAQVELDIIPGITAANACASLVGAPLGHDSCTISLSDLLTPWEVITKRIEAAAMADFAITFYNPRSKKRTQHIETAREILLEHRDPNTPVAIVNAAYRDEQKVTLTTLAEFTKVEFGMNAAVVIGNSNSYRFGDWIVTPRGYTNKYQLKDGKVLEGQKRGHSLKVEPKTKSVTEEAN; this is encoded by the coding sequence ATGGCAAAATTAACACTGGTAGGCTTAGGGCCTGGCGCAATTGACCTAGTCACACCTGCAGCGCAACAAGCCGTTAAAAATGCAGATGTCGTTGCAGGCTACAAGCCGTACGTTGAATCCATTAGAACGCTTATCGACACACAAGAAGTCATTCAAAGCGGCATGACTCGCGAGTGGGATCGTGCTCAAGCGGCAGTAGAAGAAGCAGCGAAGGGCCGAGAGGTCGTTCTAGTATGTTCTGGCGATTCTGGCATGTACGCGATGGCGCCTTTGGTGCTTGAGTTATTAGAGCAAAATGCAGAATTAAACGCACAGGTGGAACTGGATATTATCCCGGGCATCACCGCGGCTAACGCCTGTGCTTCTTTAGTTGGTGCACCTCTTGGCCACGATAGTTGTACCATTTCTCTGTCTGACTTATTAACGCCTTGGGAAGTGATTACCAAGCGGATTGAAGCCGCGGCAATGGCTGATTTTGCGATTACCTTCTACAACCCTCGCTCTAAAAAGCGAACTCAGCACATTGAAACTGCGCGTGAAATCCTTTTGGAACATCGTGACCCAAATACTCCCGTTGCTATCGTGAATGCTGCGTATCGTGATGAGCAAAAAGTCACACTGACAACACTGGCTGAATTTACCAAAGTGGAATTTGGTATGAACGCCGCGGTCGTGATAGGTAACAGCAACAGCTACCGATTTGGTGATTGGATCGTAACACCGCGTGGCTACACCAATAAATATCAACTGAAAGATGGCAAGGTACTAGAAGGTCAAAAACGTGGCCATTCATTAAAAGTTGAACCTAAAACAAAATCAGTGACGGAAGAGGCAAACTAG
- a CDS encoding sirohydrochlorin cobaltochelatase, giving the protein MKRLRHYNQGTAIVLSCFGSVVEQQRYETLAERVRQSYPDVPVRIATSSKMVIKKLARKDTPCFSLPQVLADLDTQGYERILIVSVYLFPTDEHRYMTSIVDGFKQFSFARIEQTPAIMHHSQLTTNLLSALHDRFAPQDHFNVFVHHGAPMLDNPGHQSIHYCDDLLGKLSQRNFTCSLEGAWPFKLMKDEMVRRIKEQHTGEGKPLLNLVPLLLVSGNHFINDLKEIKEMLAEDADVQVAEPIQGDKFCMLDMPELLQIIDKQIKEGLIRLGAPEEEK; this is encoded by the coding sequence ATGAAACGACTTCGTCATTATAACCAAGGCACAGCCATCGTACTGAGCTGCTTTGGTAGCGTCGTAGAGCAACAACGTTACGAAACTCTCGCAGAACGCGTACGTCAAAGTTACCCAGATGTACCAGTGCGCATTGCCACCAGCTCCAAAATGGTGATCAAGAAATTGGCTCGTAAAGACACGCCATGTTTCAGCCTACCTCAAGTACTCGCCGATCTAGACACACAAGGTTACGAGCGTATTTTGATTGTTTCAGTGTACTTGTTCCCTACCGATGAACATCGCTACATGACATCTATTGTCGATGGCTTCAAGCAGTTCTCATTTGCACGCATCGAACAAACACCAGCGATAATGCATCACAGTCAATTGACGACCAACTTGCTTTCAGCCCTCCATGATCGTTTTGCTCCACAAGATCATTTCAACGTGTTCGTTCACCACGGTGCGCCTATGTTAGATAACCCGGGTCACCAGTCGATTCATTACTGTGATGATCTATTAGGCAAATTATCGCAACGTAATTTCACTTGTTCACTAGAAGGTGCATGGCCATTTAAATTGATGAAAGATGAAATGGTTCGCCGTATCAAAGAGCAACATACAGGCGAAGGTAAGCCTCTATTAAACCTTGTACCACTGCTGTTGGTATCGGGAAATCACTTCATCAACGATCTTAAAGAAATTAAAGAGATGCTAGCGGAAGACGCTGACGTTCAAGTGGCAGAGCCAATTCAAGGTGACAAGTTCTGTATGCTCGATATGCCAGAGCTTCTACAGATTATCGATAAGCAAATTAAAGAAGGTTTAATTCGTTTAGGCGCACCAGAGGAAGAGAAATAA
- a CDS encoding cobalamin biosynthesis protein, translating to MKIAIYAITLHGARQAKRLAKTFPFADVFIAPVGQEEYPGSDELTLPLSGFLPPRFKQYDHHICFFAAGIVSRMIGPLLEDKRTDPGVICIDDHGQFVIPMLSGHRGGANGIALQVSQALNATPVITTASDAAGSLSVDMLGSPFGWTLDPQCEPAITATSAAVVNEKRILVVQHAGEQNWWQNKRSMPRHIITHPALSNTDLTQISTDDWDGVVLISDEAQPKGYADFESKTVLWRPKSLVLGIGCDRNTPLHVLKAGIDVFVAEYNLAKASVSALASIALKADEKGILELSAESQIPFHTYSAEQLDGVEGIENPSEYVKKVTGVSSVSEAAALKHGKRDQLLVPKWKFKQDGFNMTLSCTRIEYDEPLAKKKWKNWLDESVKINLHGNEVVDGFQCKPKHVDLNRPMLYHRHHVLLCEGGRCAKEGSKNLAHDLRQVLKALDFAEGEQRIKISRTHCAGTCRNRAAMVIYERLLEHETPVNNGLWVRGIEEFTEQDWKDFFTNLVERKPLKACLDPKFIAPIENADGTTEL from the coding sequence ATGAAAATCGCTATTTATGCCATCACGCTACACGGAGCAAGACAGGCTAAACGCTTAGCCAAAACCTTTCCGTTTGCCGATGTCTTTATCGCGCCTGTTGGACAAGAAGAATACCCAGGATCCGATGAACTCACATTGCCATTGTCTGGTTTTCTACCGCCTAGATTTAAGCAATATGATCATCATATCTGCTTCTTTGCCGCGGGCATTGTGAGCCGAATGATCGGCCCCTTACTAGAAGATAAACGCACCGATCCGGGCGTGATCTGCATTGATGATCACGGTCAGTTCGTGATCCCAATGTTATCTGGTCATCGCGGTGGTGCAAATGGGATCGCGTTACAAGTATCACAAGCACTCAATGCAACGCCTGTGATCACCACAGCTTCAGACGCAGCCGGCAGCTTGTCGGTTGATATGCTGGGATCGCCATTTGGTTGGACGCTTGATCCACAATGCGAACCGGCGATCACCGCCACCAGCGCGGCGGTTGTAAACGAAAAACGCATTCTAGTGGTTCAGCATGCCGGTGAACAAAACTGGTGGCAGAACAAACGTTCCATGCCAAGACACATCATTACCCACCCGGCGTTAAGCAATACTGATCTTACACAGATCAGTACCGACGATTGGGATGGTGTAGTACTTATTTCAGATGAAGCACAACCAAAAGGTTACGCCGACTTTGAAAGCAAAACCGTACTCTGGCGACCAAAATCCCTCGTGCTTGGAATCGGCTGCGACCGCAATACCCCATTGCATGTATTGAAAGCAGGTATCGATGTTTTTGTTGCTGAATATAACCTAGCCAAAGCCAGTGTTTCTGCTTTAGCCAGCATCGCTTTAAAAGCAGATGAAAAAGGTATTTTAGAACTTTCAGCAGAAAGCCAAATCCCTTTCCACACTTATTCAGCCGAGCAACTCGACGGCGTAGAAGGGATCGAAAACCCATCCGAATACGTGAAAAAAGTCACCGGTGTCTCATCCGTTTCTGAAGCTGCTGCGTTAAAGCATGGCAAGCGTGATCAACTATTGGTACCTAAGTGGAAATTCAAACAAGACGGTTTCAACATGACTTTGTCTTGTACTCGTATCGAATACGATGAACCACTCGCCAAGAAGAAATGGAAAAACTGGTTAGATGAAAGCGTCAAAATCAACCTGCACGGTAATGAAGTGGTAGATGGTTTTCAGTGCAAACCTAAACATGTCGATTTAAACCGCCCAATGCTTTACCACCGTCATCACGTATTGCTATGTGAAGGTGGCCGCTGCGCCAAAGAAGGCAGCAAAAACCTAGCGCACGATTTAAGACAAGTGCTTAAAGCGCTCGATTTTGCAGAGGGTGAACAACGCATCAAGATAAGCCGCACACACTGTGCGGGCACCTGTCGTAACCGAGCCGCCATGGTGATTTACGAACGTTTACTTGAGCATGAAACACCTGTGAACAACGGGCTTTGGGTTCGAGGTATCGAAGAATTTACCGAGCAAGACTGGAAAGATTTTTTCACAAACCTTGTAGAAAGAAAGCCATTAAAGGCTTGTCTTGACCCTAAGTTCATTGCGCCAATTGAAAATGCAGACGGTACCACTGAGCTTTAG
- the cobI gene encoding precorrin-2 C(20)-methyltransferase gives MKLGTMYAVGVGTGDPELLTLKAHRLLSTVDVVAFPEKDAGSNHSFAQQIAVGSISPETMKGEYLFLHFPMTRDPNINVPAWRKAAVTIVELLKQGKDVAFATEGDPSVYSTWAYIQEELTELLPELDPVIIPGITSVTAIPSQTKIPLADGQERFCVVPATWGIECLEKLVEDFDTIMLIKAGRVIPKLITQLESMNMLDCATYVSHATTEKQELYSDLRDVPNENRYFSMVQLSVRARRGVLRGTNESKKCAVLDGDKADSDKADIDKTSSGKA, from the coding sequence ATGAAATTAGGAACTATGTACGCAGTAGGTGTCGGCACTGGAGACCCAGAATTATTGACACTGAAAGCTCACCGACTACTCAGCACCGTTGACGTTGTTGCGTTTCCAGAAAAAGACGCAGGCAGTAATCACTCTTTTGCTCAACAAATTGCAGTGGGTTCTATTAGCCCTGAGACAATGAAAGGCGAATACCTTTTTTTGCACTTCCCTATGACGCGCGACCCAAACATTAATGTACCAGCATGGCGTAAAGCCGCCGTCACAATTGTTGAACTATTAAAGCAAGGTAAAGACGTGGCATTTGCAACCGAAGGTGATCCATCGGTTTACAGCACATGGGCATACATCCAAGAAGAACTTACAGAGCTACTTCCTGAACTTGATCCGGTGATCATTCCAGGTATCACTTCAGTTACCGCTATTCCATCACAGACAAAAATTCCACTTGCTGACGGTCAGGAGCGTTTTTGTGTTGTACCTGCGACATGGGGTATCGAGTGTTTAGAAAAGCTAGTCGAAGATTTTGACACCATCATGTTAATCAAGGCAGGTCGCGTTATCCCTAAGCTGATCACTCAACTTGAGTCGATGAATATGTTGGATTGTGCAACCTACGTGTCGCATGCCACCACAGAGAAACAAGAGCTTTACTCTGATCTGCGCGATGTACCAAACGAAAACCGTTACTTCTCTATGGTTCAACTTTCCGTCCGTGCTCGTCGTGGCGTACTCCGTGGTACCAATGAATCAAAGAAGTGTGCCGTTCTTGATGGTGATAAAGCTGATAGTGATAAAGCTGACATCGATAAAACTAGTAGCGGTAAAGCGTAA
- the cbiE gene encoding precorrin-6y C5,15-methyltransferase (decarboxylating) subunit CbiE, giving the protein MSNVSTHSSLGSCSQSAITVVGVPEDGCLSLTSRAVNAVESARVIAGNDRLLDWFPQFKGQRLSMKEGYQSWFSKLIDECEEGGVVVLASGDPLFFGIGESLLKKLPNDEVRFIPSPCSMQLACSRVGIAWQETKAISLHGRKQHYDGIKGLASQMQWGTSYCLLTDIQNNPAQIAKHLVDFNQQGWTAWVCENLGGMQEKISQWTLEDLALKNADDFSALNVMVLHRAQPHAWGELGQYANDDDFMKRMPKRGLITKQPVRHLALASMRIQPKSVVWDIGTGSGSIAIEAAKQCSQGQVFTIESNEECYESIEANFRAHGTDNVQLIRDKAPMQLDTLPQPDSIFIGGSRGNMHTILDFCWSALKPGGVVIGSAVTVDSVCELHQWSKDSKAPTQVQLISISTGVPLAHYTRYQSENPIHLFIFTKPFIQK; this is encoded by the coding sequence ATGAGCAATGTAAGTACTCACTCTTCTTTAGGGTCATGCTCTCAATCAGCCATTACGGTTGTTGGTGTACCTGAAGATGGCTGCTTAAGTTTAACCAGCCGCGCAGTTAATGCGGTTGAGTCTGCACGTGTCATAGCCGGAAATGACCGTCTACTCGATTGGTTTCCTCAATTTAAAGGTCAGCGTTTATCAATGAAAGAAGGCTATCAATCTTGGTTTTCTAAGCTCATTGATGAATGTGAAGAAGGCGGCGTCGTGGTATTGGCTTCTGGCGATCCATTGTTCTTTGGCATTGGTGAATCGTTATTAAAAAAATTGCCTAATGATGAAGTGCGCTTTATTCCCTCCCCTTGTTCAATGCAACTCGCTTGTAGTCGAGTGGGTATTGCATGGCAAGAAACCAAAGCCATTTCACTTCACGGTCGAAAGCAGCATTACGATGGCATTAAAGGTCTTGCAAGCCAAATGCAATGGGGCACTAGCTACTGCTTACTGACAGATATTCAAAATAACCCAGCTCAAATTGCGAAACACTTAGTCGACTTTAATCAACAAGGTTGGACGGCTTGGGTGTGTGAGAACTTAGGTGGCATGCAAGAAAAAATCAGCCAGTGGACACTCGAAGATCTCGCACTAAAAAATGCCGACGATTTCTCAGCCCTGAACGTGATGGTATTGCACCGAGCGCAACCACACGCATGGGGTGAGTTAGGTCAATACGCAAACGACGATGACTTCATGAAACGCATGCCAAAACGTGGACTTATCACCAAACAACCCGTTCGTCACTTAGCGTTAGCGAGCATGAGAATTCAACCTAAATCTGTGGTGTGGGATATAGGTACAGGCTCTGGTTCGATTGCGATTGAAGCTGCGAAACAGTGTAGCCAAGGGCAAGTATTTACCATTGAATCAAATGAAGAGTGTTACGAGTCTATCGAAGCGAATTTTAGAGCGCACGGTACCGACAACGTACAACTGATTCGAGATAAAGCCCCAATGCAGCTCGACACATTGCCTCAGCCAGACAGTATTTTTATTGGTGGAAGTCGCGGCAATATGCACACCATTTTAGATTTCTGTTGGTCAGCACTGAAACCCGGTGGCGTAGTGATAGGTTCAGCCGTCACAGTCGATTCAGTGTGTGAACTTCATCAATGGAGTAAAGACAGCAAAGCGCCAACACAAGTCCAACTAATCTCGATATCAACGGGCGTACCACTCGCTCACTACACCCGTTATCAATCAGAAAATCCGATTCATTTATTTATTTTTACCAAGCCGTTTATTCAGAAATAG
- a CDS encoding precorrin-8X methylmutase: MTNDMRQMTKQGRQIESDSFSIIDDEIETIHGGHNFNQGEWNVVRRAIHTTGDFEYAKLYQFSEDAIESAITALKSGANIITDVSMIVTGLNQTRLNAYGNKAQCFISHPDVITTAKETGETRAIHSMRYARDNGLLDGSIIGVGNAPTALLELLRMIEAGEAKPALIIGIPVGFVKADESKQALTEQNTVPYIASLGRKGGSPLVVSTIHALLAESVK, from the coding sequence ATGACTAATGATATGCGTCAAATGACCAAACAAGGCCGTCAAATTGAAAGTGATTCTTTCTCTATCATTGATGACGAAATCGAAACGATTCATGGTGGTCACAACTTCAATCAAGGCGAATGGAATGTGGTTCGTCGTGCCATTCATACTACGGGTGACTTTGAATACGCAAAACTGTACCAATTCAGTGAGGACGCGATCGAGTCGGCAATCACTGCATTAAAATCGGGTGCCAATATCATTACTGATGTCAGCATGATAGTGACAGGCTTAAACCAAACTCGCCTTAACGCTTACGGCAATAAAGCCCAGTGTTTCATTAGTCACCCAGACGTCATTACTACCGCGAAAGAGACTGGTGAAACGCGTGCCATTCACTCCATGCGCTACGCTCGTGATAACGGCTTACTCGACGGCTCTATCATAGGCGTGGGCAATGCGCCTACAGCACTCCTTGAGCTACTGCGTATGATTGAAGCAGGAGAAGCTAAACCTGCACTGATCATTGGCATCCCCGTTGGTTTCGTAAAAGCGGATGAATCTAAGCAAGCATTAACCGAACAAAACACAGTGCCTTACATTGCCAGCTTAGGACGTAAAGGCGGTAGCCCGCTTGTGGTGTCAACCATTCACGCCCTACTTGCCGAGTCAGTAAAATGA